Proteins from a genomic interval of Microbacterium abyssi:
- the fdxA gene encoding ferredoxin — translation MTYVIALPCVDVKDRACIDECPVDCIYEGERSLYIHPDECVDCGACEPVCPVEAIYYEDDLPDEWQDYYKANVEFFEEVGSPGGAAKVGVIKYDHPIIAALPPQGE, via the coding sequence GTGACGTATGTGATCGCCCTTCCGTGCGTCGATGTCAAGGATCGCGCCTGCATCGACGAGTGCCCCGTTGACTGCATCTACGAGGGCGAACGATCGCTGTACATCCACCCCGACGAGTGCGTCGACTGCGGCGCCTGCGAGCCCGTCTGCCCCGTCGAGGCGATCTACTACGAGGACGACCTGCCCGACGAGTGGCAGGACTACTACAAGGCCAACGTCGAGTTCTTCGAGGAGGTCGGGTCGCCCGGCGGTGCCGCCAAGGTCGGCGTCATCAAGTACGACCACCCGATCATCGCTGCTCTTCCTCCCCAGGGAGAGTAG
- a CDS encoding MFS transporter, which yields MTDTATKEAVQKTSWLPMVSLFLAQVLMSFNVAALPISLGGMVEDFGVPPTIASSTIVVYGLAVAALVMTGAKLGQRVGWVLIFRVVIVLFAGSSVTMILAPTVAWAIAGQAAAGAAAAIIVPALVALIAENYRGSQQATAIGALGSARAISGVSAFLIGGTLGTLVGWRPVFMIVLGIAVIVFALSFTLRGDRGNASIRIDLVAALLIGAAIVLLTLGFNNLNTWGALSATDGAPISVFGLSPAPLFIIAGIVLGQGFFLWTRRRMARGHVPLIDLSIIDSPRERAAVYAMFIVVALEACVNFSIPLYIQIVQGRTPFDTSLAMMPFNLTVFITATLVVRFYKRYPPRTIGVFGFILTTVALVWLSIVVNNNWETFPTILGLFVFGVGQGALVTLVFNVLVTAAPAALAGDVGSLRGTTQNLASAVGTAVAGALLVSLLGISVGRAVTEHPELPPSLVAQVNMDDINFVSNDDLRVVLEETDATPEQVDAAVAVNEESRLRTLKIGLLILAGISAVAILPASRLPRYKPDEIPDPAPVSGGE from the coding sequence ATGACCGATACAGCGACCAAGGAGGCCGTGCAGAAGACATCCTGGCTGCCCATGGTGAGCCTGTTCCTCGCCCAGGTGCTGATGTCGTTCAACGTCGCGGCGCTCCCGATCTCGCTGGGCGGCATGGTCGAGGACTTCGGCGTGCCGCCCACGATCGCCAGCTCCACGATCGTCGTCTACGGGCTCGCGGTCGCCGCGCTCGTGATGACAGGCGCGAAGCTCGGCCAGCGCGTCGGCTGGGTGCTGATCTTCCGAGTCGTGATCGTGCTGTTCGCCGGATCGTCCGTGACGATGATCCTCGCGCCGACGGTGGCGTGGGCGATCGCCGGGCAGGCAGCGGCAGGGGCGGCGGCGGCGATCATCGTTCCGGCGCTGGTCGCCCTGATCGCCGAGAACTACCGCGGATCCCAGCAGGCCACCGCGATCGGAGCTCTCGGATCGGCACGTGCGATCTCGGGGGTCAGCGCGTTCCTGATCGGCGGCACCCTCGGGACGCTGGTGGGGTGGCGCCCCGTCTTCATGATCGTTCTCGGCATCGCCGTCATCGTGTTCGCACTGAGCTTCACGCTGCGCGGCGACCGCGGCAACGCGTCGATCCGGATCGATCTCGTCGCAGCTCTCCTGATCGGCGCGGCGATCGTGCTGCTCACCCTCGGCTTCAACAACCTCAACACCTGGGGCGCGCTGTCGGCGACCGACGGAGCGCCGATCAGCGTCTTCGGGCTGTCGCCGGCGCCGCTGTTCATCATCGCCGGCATCGTGCTGGGGCAGGGATTCTTCCTCTGGACGCGGCGGCGGATGGCACGCGGTCATGTGCCGCTGATCGACCTCAGCATCATCGACTCGCCGCGTGAGCGCGCAGCCGTGTACGCGATGTTCATCGTCGTGGCGCTCGAGGCGTGCGTGAACTTCTCCATCCCGCTCTACATCCAGATCGTGCAGGGCCGCACACCGTTCGACACCTCGCTGGCGATGATGCCGTTCAACCTCACCGTCTTCATCACCGCGACCCTGGTGGTGCGCTTCTACAAGCGCTACCCGCCGCGGACGATCGGCGTGTTCGGATTCATCCTGACGACCGTCGCGCTCGTCTGGCTGTCGATCGTCGTGAACAACAATTGGGAGACGTTCCCGACGATCCTGGGGCTCTTCGTCTTCGGCGTCGGTCAGGGTGCGCTGGTGACCCTCGTCTTCAACGTCCTCGTCACCGCGGCGCCCGCCGCGCTCGCCGGCGACGTCGGGTCGCTCCGGGGCACGACGCAGAATCTCGCTTCGGCCGTCGGGACCGCGGTCGCCGGAGCGCTGCTGGTGTCGCTGCTCGGCATCAGTGTGGGACGCGCGGTGACCGAGCATCCCGAGCTGCCGCCGTCGCTCGTCGCGCAGGTGAACATGGACGACATCAACTTCGTCAGCAACGACGACCTCCGCGTCGTGCTCGAGGAGACAGACGCCACCCCCGAGCAGGTCGACGCGGCCGTCGCGGTGAACGAGGAGTCCCGGCTCAGGACGCTGAAGATCGGACTGCTGATTCTCGCCGGCATCAGCGCCGTGGCGATCCTGCCGGCATCCCGTCTGCCCCGCTACAAGCCGGATGAGATCCCGGACCCGGCGCCGGTCTCCGGAGGGGAGTAG
- a CDS encoding helix-turn-helix domain-containing protein produces MEDLGTRIARTLRREREARGLSVSELARQAGVSKATVSQLENGSGNPSVETLWALGVALDVPFAVLVDQQANAPTLIRADDLAGVPSAAAAYSATLLSASPPGARRDVYLIQAEPGEPRRSDPHHAGTTEHVILISGQAQIGPAGEAVLLNPGDYLSYAGDTPHLFEATRPGTSAVLISELR; encoded by the coding sequence ATGGAGGATCTCGGAACACGCATCGCCCGTACGCTGAGGCGGGAGCGCGAAGCGCGCGGACTGTCCGTGTCGGAGCTCGCCCGGCAGGCCGGTGTGTCCAAGGCCACGGTCTCCCAGCTCGAGAACGGCTCCGGCAATCCCAGCGTCGAGACGCTCTGGGCTCTGGGCGTCGCTCTCGACGTCCCCTTCGCCGTGCTCGTCGATCAGCAGGCGAACGCGCCGACGCTCATCCGCGCCGACGACCTCGCCGGCGTGCCGTCAGCCGCTGCCGCGTACAGCGCCACGCTGCTGTCGGCGAGCCCTCCCGGCGCCCGCCGCGACGTTTACCTCATCCAGGCGGAGCCTGGCGAGCCTCGGCGGTCGGATCCGCATCACGCGGGCACCACCGAGCACGTCATCCTCATCTCCGGGCAGGCGCAGATCGGCCCGGCCGGAGAAGCGGTGCTGCTGAATCCCGGCGATTATCTCTCCTATGCCGGAGACACCCCGCACCTGTTCGAGGCGACCAGGCCAGGCACGAGCGCGGTGCTCATCTCCGAGCTGCGCTGA
- a CDS encoding response regulator, whose protein sequence is MSDAIRVLLVDDQQLIRLGFRMVLDAEPGMSVVGEAGDGAEALRMTASAAPDVVLMDVRMPLMDGIEATTQLVARHPDVKVVVLTTFDLDEYAFAAVRAGASGFLLKDAHPQELTRAIRAAHAGDATLSPRVTRRMLDLFGGRLPADPQPAAALEDLTDREREVFLAIGRGLTNAEIGAELFVSESTVKTHVGRVLAKLDARDRVQAVILAHRMGLVPGE, encoded by the coding sequence TTGAGTGATGCGATTCGCGTTCTGCTGGTCGACGATCAGCAGCTGATCCGGCTGGGCTTCCGCATGGTGCTCGACGCCGAGCCGGGCATGTCCGTGGTCGGCGAGGCCGGTGACGGCGCCGAGGCGCTGCGCATGACGGCATCCGCCGCCCCCGACGTCGTGCTCATGGACGTGCGGATGCCGCTGATGGACGGCATCGAGGCGACGACCCAGCTCGTGGCGCGGCATCCGGACGTCAAGGTCGTCGTACTCACCACCTTCGATCTCGATGAGTACGCGTTCGCCGCAGTGCGCGCGGGGGCGAGCGGATTCCTGCTGAAGGATGCGCATCCGCAGGAGCTCACGCGCGCGATTCGCGCCGCGCATGCCGGTGATGCGACGCTGTCACCGCGCGTGACGCGGCGGATGCTCGACCTGTTCGGCGGACGACTGCCCGCGGATCCTCAGCCTGCCGCGGCGCTCGAGGACCTCACCGATCGCGAACGCGAGGTGTTCCTGGCGATCGGGCGCGGGCTCACCAACGCCGAGATCGGCGCCGAGCTGTTCGTGAGCGAATCCACCGTGAAGACGCACGTCGGACGCGTCCTCGCCAAGCTCGACGCGCGCGACCGGGTGCAAGCGGTGATCCTCGCCCACCGGATGGGCCTCGTCCCCGGCGAGTGA
- a CDS encoding AzlD domain-containing protein, with the protein MSVWSAVLLAACICVALKAFGYLIPSHLLEAPRPARISDLLTVALLAALVAVQTLGAGQAVVVDARIPAVLVAAGLLYLRQSFLVVVIAAAAVAALLRWVGWAA; encoded by the coding sequence GTGAGCGTGTGGAGCGCGGTGCTGCTCGCCGCCTGCATCTGCGTGGCGCTGAAGGCGTTCGGCTACCTGATCCCGTCGCACCTGCTGGAGGCGCCGCGTCCGGCGCGCATCTCCGACCTGCTGACCGTCGCACTGCTCGCCGCTCTCGTCGCCGTCCAGACGCTCGGTGCCGGGCAGGCCGTGGTGGTCGATGCCAGGATCCCGGCCGTGCTGGTCGCGGCGGGCCTGCTGTACCTGCGGCAGTCGTTCCTCGTCGTCGTGATCGCCGCGGCCGCCGTCGCCGCGCTGCTGCGCTGGGTCGGCTGGGCGGCCTGA
- a CDS encoding AzlC family ABC transporter permease produces the protein MRSSNRTTDAVPAASARREVWREGIGVAVATSAYGVSFGALAVASGLDVWQTSVLSLLMFTGGSQFAFIGVLSAGGVAALPSAIASAALLGVRNMAYGMRMSPIIGSGIFRRAAAAHVTIDESTAVAISQSTTPLRRLGFWVTGLGVFIGWNLTTVLGALLGDVLGDPKSWGLDAAAAAAFLALLWPRLKQRQAIAVGVAAAVIAAALTPVIMPGLPVLVAALVAIVVGWFNWLGREERPATVPEANT, from the coding sequence ATGCGTTCATCGAATCGAACGACGGATGCCGTGCCCGCCGCGTCCGCGCGTCGCGAAGTCTGGCGCGAGGGGATCGGGGTGGCTGTGGCCACGAGCGCCTACGGCGTCTCGTTCGGAGCGCTGGCTGTGGCATCGGGCCTCGACGTCTGGCAGACCAGCGTTCTCAGCCTGCTCATGTTCACCGGCGGATCGCAGTTCGCTTTCATCGGCGTCCTCAGTGCAGGGGGCGTCGCGGCGCTGCCGTCCGCCATCGCCTCCGCCGCACTGCTCGGGGTGCGCAACATGGCGTACGGCATGCGGATGTCGCCGATCATCGGCTCGGGAATCTTCCGCCGCGCTGCAGCCGCGCACGTGACGATCGACGAATCGACCGCTGTCGCGATCTCGCAGAGCACGACGCCGCTGCGGCGTCTCGGATTCTGGGTGACGGGGCTCGGCGTCTTCATCGGCTGGAACCTCACCACGGTGCTGGGCGCGCTGCTCGGGGACGTGCTGGGCGACCCGAAGAGCTGGGGTCTGGATGCCGCGGCTGCCGCGGCCTTCCTCGCGCTGCTGTGGCCCCGGCTCAAGCAGCGACAGGCGATCGCGGTCGGCGTCGCGGCCGCCGTGATCGCCGCGGCGCTCACACCGGTCATCATGCCGGGCCTGCCGGTGCTGGTCGCTGCCCTCGTCGCCATCGTGGTCGGCTGGTTCAACTGGCTGGGGCGCGAGGAACGACCGGCGACAGTGCCGGAGGCGAACACGTGA
- a CDS encoding histidinol dehydrogenase: protein MPNWLSRLLSWIAAALVGVVYGAAGTIAHSLMWGPIPVGLIVGGIACGALLIAVRALTHDRAAAVATAIGMIGMLMIISGPGPGGSVIVPNTPVGQIWIYLVSGIALLVIAWPSLKRISASTPTAGSAPTAGSAAASGTPSTETGRRLDA from the coding sequence GTGCCCAACTGGTTGTCTCGACTGCTGTCCTGGATCGCCGCCGCCCTCGTCGGCGTCGTCTACGGTGCTGCCGGCACCATCGCGCACAGCCTCATGTGGGGACCGATCCCGGTCGGACTCATCGTCGGCGGCATCGCCTGCGGCGCGCTCCTGATCGCCGTGCGGGCCCTCACGCACGATCGCGCGGCGGCCGTCGCCACTGCGATCGGCATGATCGGGATGCTGATGATCATCTCGGGCCCTGGCCCCGGCGGCTCGGTGATCGTTCCGAACACCCCGGTCGGGCAGATCTGGATCTATCTCGTCTCCGGCATCGCGCTGCTGGTGATCGCCTGGCCCAGCCTGAAGCGCATCTCGGCGTCGACGCCGACCGCGGGTTCCGCCCCGACGGCGGGGTCGGCCGCGGCGTCCGGGACCCCGTCCACGGAAACGGGTCGTAGACTGGACGCGTGA
- the glsA gene encoding glutaminase A: MIPTDLAGIDQAVATGALPGWDRVEELVVEAHRRHSADSAGEVAGYIPVLGAVDPSLFGLAVVDASGGVHDAGDALHAFSIQSISKMFVYALAIQEHGHGRVRDIVGVNNTGLAFNSVMALELNDGHPMNPMVNAGAIATTALMTGAGPDEKWEQIRDGLSAFAGRELPFDDEVYHSEMQTNERNRALGRLLSSYGRLSGDSDEIVDVYTRQCALNVTAHDLAVMGATLADGGVNPVTGERVVSADVCRDTLAVVAASGLYERSGEWLFEIGIPAKSGVSGGIVAVAPGKGAAGAFSPRLDSAGNSVRAQLAIGHLSRSLGLNLFASAPWTPDARKG, translated from the coding sequence GTGATCCCGACCGACCTCGCAGGAATCGACCAAGCGGTCGCCACCGGTGCGCTGCCGGGCTGGGACCGGGTGGAAGAACTCGTCGTCGAGGCCCACCGCCGTCATTCCGCGGACAGCGCGGGTGAGGTGGCCGGCTACATCCCCGTGCTCGGCGCCGTCGATCCGTCGCTGTTCGGACTCGCCGTGGTCGACGCGTCCGGTGGAGTGCACGATGCCGGCGATGCGCTGCACGCGTTCTCGATCCAGTCGATCTCGAAAATGTTCGTCTACGCCCTGGCGATCCAGGAGCACGGCCACGGGCGGGTGCGCGACATCGTCGGCGTGAACAACACCGGGCTCGCCTTCAATTCGGTGATGGCCCTGGAACTCAACGACGGGCATCCGATGAACCCGATGGTGAACGCCGGCGCGATCGCCACCACCGCGCTGATGACCGGCGCCGGCCCCGACGAGAAGTGGGAGCAGATCCGCGACGGGCTCTCCGCATTCGCCGGCAGGGAACTGCCCTTCGACGATGAGGTCTATCACTCCGAGATGCAGACGAATGAGCGCAATCGCGCGCTCGGCCGCCTGCTCAGCAGCTACGGGCGGCTGAGCGGGGACTCGGACGAGATCGTCGACGTCTACACGCGTCAGTGCGCGCTGAACGTCACAGCACACGATCTGGCGGTGATGGGAGCGACGCTCGCCGACGGCGGCGTCAACCCGGTCACGGGGGAGCGCGTCGTCTCGGCCGACGTCTGCCGTGACACGCTCGCGGTGGTCGCGGCATCCGGACTGTACGAACGCTCGGGAGAGTGGCTCTTCGAGATCGGCATACCCGCGAAGTCGGGCGTCTCCGGCGGCATCGTGGCGGTGGCTCCCGGCAAGGGCGCGGCCGGCGCATTCTCGCCCCGGCTCGACAGCGCAGGCAACTCGGTGCGGGCTCAGCTGGCGATCGGGCACCTCTCCCGATCGCTGGGACTGAATCTGTTCGCGTCCGCGCCATGGACGCCCGACGCCCGGAAAGGATGA
- a CDS encoding citrate synthase: MSAAGDQQDKATLTIGDTTAEFPVLRGTAGADSIDFSTLTKQTGYTGLDYGFVNTASTKSDITFIDGDQGILRYRGYPIEQVAKNCSYLEVAWLLIYGELPTPTELADFDDRIRRHTLLHEDLKHFFSALPHTAHPMSVLSSAVAALSTYYEGQTDPNNPEHVELNMVRMLAKLPVIAAYAHKKSVGQAFLYPDNSLSFVDNFLKLNFGVHSEPYEINPVMSKALELLLILHEDHEQNASTSTVRLVGSTGANQFASISAGIQALSGPLHGGANEAVLSMLAEIRDSGQGVQRFVERVKNKEEGVKLMGFGHRVYKNYDPRAKLVKEAADEVLRELGVTDPLLDLAKELEEIALADDYFRERRLYPNVDFYTGVIYKAMGFPTRMFTVLFAIGRLPGWLAQWRELNLDTQTKIGRPQQLYTGSPERQFPTR, encoded by the coding sequence GTGAGTGCAGCGGGAGACCAGCAGGACAAGGCCACTCTCACGATCGGTGACACCACGGCGGAGTTCCCCGTTCTGCGCGGCACCGCAGGCGCTGACAGCATCGACTTCTCGACGCTGACGAAGCAGACCGGCTACACCGGCCTGGACTACGGCTTCGTCAACACGGCATCCACCAAGTCGGACATCACGTTCATCGACGGCGACCAGGGCATCCTGCGCTACCGCGGGTACCCGATCGAGCAGGTCGCCAAGAACTGCAGCTACCTCGAGGTCGCGTGGCTGCTGATCTACGGCGAGCTGCCCACTCCCACGGAACTGGCCGACTTCGACGATCGCATCCGACGTCACACGCTCCTGCACGAGGATCTGAAGCACTTCTTCTCGGCGCTGCCGCACACCGCGCACCCCATGTCGGTGCTGTCATCTGCCGTCGCCGCCCTCTCGACCTACTACGAGGGCCAGACCGACCCGAACAACCCCGAGCACGTCGAGCTGAACATGGTGCGCATGCTCGCCAAGCTCCCCGTGATCGCCGCGTACGCGCACAAGAAGAGCGTCGGCCAGGCGTTCCTCTACCCGGACAACTCGCTCAGCTTCGTCGACAACTTCCTCAAGCTCAACTTCGGCGTGCACTCCGAGCCGTACGAGATCAACCCGGTCATGTCGAAGGCGCTCGAGCTGCTGCTGATCCTGCACGAGGATCACGAGCAGAACGCGTCGACCTCGACCGTGCGCCTGGTCGGGTCGACCGGCGCGAACCAGTTCGCGTCGATCTCCGCCGGCATTCAGGCGCTCTCCGGCCCGCTGCACGGCGGCGCGAACGAGGCCGTGCTGAGCATGCTCGCCGAGATCCGCGACTCGGGTCAGGGTGTGCAGCGCTTCGTCGAGCGCGTGAAGAACAAGGAAGAGGGCGTCAAGCTCATGGGCTTCGGCCACCGGGTCTACAAGAACTACGACCCGCGCGCCAAGCTCGTCAAGGAGGCCGCCGACGAGGTGCTCCGTGAGCTCGGCGTCACCGACCCGCTGCTCGACCTCGCCAAGGAGCTCGAGGAGATCGCCCTAGCCGACGACTACTTCCGTGAGCGCCGGCTGTACCCGAACGTCGACTTCTACACGGGCGTCATCTACAAGGCCATGGGCTTCCCGACGCGGATGTTCACGGTGCTGTTCGCGATCGGCCGCCTGCCCGGCTGGCTCGCCCAGTGGCGCGAGCTTAACCTCGACACGCAGACCAAGATCGGTCGTCCGCAGCAGCTGTACACGGGATCGCCGGAGCGGCAGTTCCCGACCCGCTGA
- the dapC gene encoding succinyldiaminopimelate transaminase, with product MGVKDLADYPWDAVVPFRERAAQHPRGLVDLSIGSPVDPTPDVIRMALAEATDAHAYPQNIGTPALREAIVEWYARRRGVPGLTADNVLPTVGSKELVALLPTLLGLGAGDIVVFPRVAYPTYEVGARVAGATPVAEDDPAAWPEGAKLIWINSPGNPDGRTWTVDELATAVRRARELGAVLASDECYAELGWDGRWATEPVPSVLDPRVTGGSRSNLLSVYSLSKQSNLAGYRAAFVAGCSRVITDLLAARKHLGLMMPAPVQQAMVTALGDDEHVAAQKELYRARRDLLRPALEAAGFRIDGSEAGLYLWATEDRDAWESMARLADLGILAGPGPFYGADAGTHVRLALTAPLERVAEGARRLHGEDL from the coding sequence GTGGGGGTCAAGGATCTCGCCGACTACCCGTGGGATGCCGTCGTCCCGTTCCGTGAGCGTGCGGCGCAGCATCCTCGGGGTCTTGTGGACCTGTCCATCGGCTCCCCGGTCGACCCGACGCCCGACGTGATCCGTATGGCGCTCGCCGAAGCCACCGACGCGCACGCCTATCCGCAGAACATCGGCACGCCAGCTCTGCGTGAGGCGATCGTGGAATGGTACGCCCGTCGCAGGGGAGTGCCCGGCCTCACGGCCGACAACGTGCTGCCCACGGTCGGCTCCAAGGAGCTCGTCGCGCTCCTGCCGACTCTGCTGGGCCTGGGGGCGGGCGATATCGTCGTCTTTCCGCGGGTGGCCTATCCGACATACGAGGTCGGTGCCAGGGTCGCCGGCGCCACGCCTGTGGCCGAGGACGACCCGGCTGCCTGGCCCGAGGGTGCGAAGCTCATCTGGATCAACAGCCCGGGCAACCCCGACGGACGCACCTGGACGGTCGACGAGCTCGCGACGGCCGTGCGGCGAGCACGCGAGCTGGGAGCCGTGCTCGCCAGCGACGAGTGCTACGCCGAACTCGGCTGGGATGGCCGGTGGGCCACGGAGCCGGTGCCGTCGGTTCTCGATCCGCGCGTGACCGGCGGCTCGCGGAGCAACCTGCTGAGCGTCTATTCGCTGAGCAAGCAGTCCAACCTCGCCGGTTACCGTGCGGCGTTCGTCGCCGGATGCTCGCGCGTGATCACCGACCTGCTCGCAGCACGCAAGCACCTGGGGCTGATGATGCCCGCGCCCGTGCAGCAGGCCATGGTCACCGCCCTCGGCGACGACGAGCATGTCGCGGCGCAGAAGGAGCTGTACCGCGCACGGCGCGACCTGCTGCGCCCCGCGCTGGAGGCGGCCGGCTTCCGGATCGACGGCTCGGAGGCGGGGCTGTACCTGTGGGCGACCGAGGATCGGGACGCCTGGGAATCCATGGCCAGGCTCGCCGATCTCGGCATCCTCGCCGGCCCCGGTCCGTTCTACGGGGCGGATGCCGGCACGCACGTGCGGCTCGCTCTGACCGCTCCGCTGGAGCGCGTCGCCGAGGGTGCGCGGCGCCTGCACGGTGAGGATCTGTAG